In Calypte anna isolate BGI_N300 unplaced genomic scaffold, bCalAnn1_v1.p scaffold_147_arrow_ctg1, whole genome shotgun sequence, a single window of DNA contains:
- the LOC115600222 gene encoding putative POTE ankyrin domain family member M isoform X2: MKAVEFHQEDCVAFLLEHGADPNLTDTDGHTALHLAILAHNKNLVGLLLRHYVDHRAKNKEGFTPLALAISEDQEEIVEILLKAGVDVHARDRHQRTPLMIAASVGQLNLVQVLLSYGAKVSHEDRDGNTAEDYADLHGYWSLSQYLAKLEDTAEAPAGDAQGDNILKILRIPERAGAAGELEIKTEQEKTGEAPACDAEDIPMVTSPEQAGAAPFMWGAPAVDRGATDDLCEGGSVRSSEEEGNDDTWSDSEDSICFSPKVQKQQKPNLLELWDVFLKYRKAGLQAELEALQKEKAEEGQWRSLCGSQEESPEEEELQENQEQEELDKELWAAIAACVTKYILNESPDLLTGTAENKPGEHSGSTFQVSSPAKIEA, translated from the exons ATGAAG GCAGTAGAGTTTCATCAAGAAGACTGTGTGGCTTTCCTGCTAGAGCACGGTGCCGACCCAAATCTCACCGACACCGATGGCCACACTGCCCTCCATCTGGCCATCCTGGCTCATAATAAAAACCTCGTGGGGCTGTTACTCAGGCATTATGTGGATCATCGTGCCAAGAATAAG GAGGGCTTTACCCCACTAGCTCTTGCTATCTCTGAAGATCAGGAAGAGATAGTAGAAATCCTCCTGAAAGCAGGAGTTGACGTGCATGCTCGAGACCGGCATCAAAG GACCCCACTGAtgattgctgcttctgttgggCAGCTGAATTTGGTCCAAGTTCTCCTTTCTTACGGTGCCAAAGTTTCCCATGAAGACCGTGATGGGAACACAGCTGAGGATTATGCTGATCTTCATGGGTACTGGAG TCTCAGTCAATATCTGGCAAAATTGGAGGACACAGCAGAAGCTCCTGCAGGGGATGCTCAAGGTGACAACATCCTCAAGATCCTTCGAATTCCTGAgcgggcaggagctgctggagagctggaaatcaaaacagagcaggagaagaCAGGAGAAGCTCCTGCCTGTGATGCAGAAGATATCCCCATGGTTACCAGtcctgagcaggcaggagctgctccatttATGTGGGGTGCACCTGCTGTGGACAGAGGAG CCACAGATGACCTTTGTGAAGGAGGCTCAGTAAG gagctctgaggaggaggggaatgATGACACTTGGAGTGATTCTGAAGACTCAATCTGTTTTAGCCCTAAG gtccagaagcagcagaagccaaACTTGTTGGAGTTATGGGACGTTTTCCTGAAGTACAGGAAAGCTG GtctccaggcagagctggaagctctccagaaggagaaagctgaggaaggTCAATGGAGATCTCTGTGTGGTTCTCAG GAAGAGTCACCTGAAGAGGAAGAACTGCAGGAGAATCAGGAGCAGGAAGAATTGGATAAAGAATTGTGGGCTGCAATTGCTGCATGTGTCACCAAGTACATTTTGAATGAAAGTCCTGATCTTTTGACAGGGACTGCAGAGAACAAGCCTG GTGAGCACTCCGGATCTACTTTCCAGGTGTCATCACCAGCAAAAATAGAGGCCTAA
- the LOC115600222 gene encoding POTE ankyrin domain family member A-like isoform X1 gives MGLFSKKQKLPRFGRAPRQPCGAASSGTSAPEPQYQGLGRLHRAAARGHLAWLRRWRWWMEIWGIDRRDRENRTPLHLACANGHTEVARFLVKHGSQLDAVDNLRRTPLMKAVEFHQEDCVAFLLEHGADPNLTDTDGHTALHLAILAHNKNLVGLLLRHYVDHRAKNKEGFTPLALAISEDQEEIVEILLKAGVDVHARDRHQRTPLMIAASVGQLNLVQVLLSYGAKVSHEDRDGNTAEDYADLHGYWSLSQYLAKLEDTAEAPAGDAQGDNILKILRIPERAGAAGELEIKTEQEKTGEAPACDAEDIPMVTSPEQAGAAPFMWGAPAVDRGATDDLCEGGSVRSSEEEGNDDTWSDSEDSICFSPKVQKQQKPNLLELWDVFLKYRKAGLQAELEALQKEKAEEGQWRSLCGSQEESPEEEELQENQEQEELDKELWAAIAACVTKYILNESPDLLTGTAENKPGEHSGSTFQVSSPAKIEA, from the exons atggGGCTCTTCTCCAAGAAGCAGAAGCTTCCCCGCTTTGGCAGGGCTCCTAGGCAGCCCTGCGGTGCTGCCTCTTCCGGCACCAGCGCCCCTGAGCCTCAGTACCAAGGTCTGGGCAGGCTGCACCGCGCGGCTGCCCGCGGCCACCTGGCCTGGCTGAGGCGCTGGCGCTGGTGGATGGAGATTTGGGGCATCGACCGCCGCGACAGGGAGAATCg GACACCTCTCCATCTGGCGTGTGCCAACGGCCACACAGAGGTTGCCAGATTCCTTGTAAAGCACGGCAGCCAGTTGGATGCTGTTGATAATCTCAGGAGAACACCCCTGATGAAG GCAGTAGAGTTTCATCAAGAAGACTGTGTGGCTTTCCTGCTAGAGCACGGTGCCGACCCAAATCTCACCGACACCGATGGCCACACTGCCCTCCATCTGGCCATCCTGGCTCATAATAAAAACCTCGTGGGGCTGTTACTCAGGCATTATGTGGATCATCGTGCCAAGAATAAG GAGGGCTTTACCCCACTAGCTCTTGCTATCTCTGAAGATCAGGAAGAGATAGTAGAAATCCTCCTGAAAGCAGGAGTTGACGTGCATGCTCGAGACCGGCATCAAAG GACCCCACTGAtgattgctgcttctgttgggCAGCTGAATTTGGTCCAAGTTCTCCTTTCTTACGGTGCCAAAGTTTCCCATGAAGACCGTGATGGGAACACAGCTGAGGATTATGCTGATCTTCATGGGTACTGGAG TCTCAGTCAATATCTGGCAAAATTGGAGGACACAGCAGAAGCTCCTGCAGGGGATGCTCAAGGTGACAACATCCTCAAGATCCTTCGAATTCCTGAgcgggcaggagctgctggagagctggaaatcaaaacagagcaggagaagaCAGGAGAAGCTCCTGCCTGTGATGCAGAAGATATCCCCATGGTTACCAGtcctgagcaggcaggagctgctccatttATGTGGGGTGCACCTGCTGTGGACAGAGGAG CCACAGATGACCTTTGTGAAGGAGGCTCAGTAAG gagctctgaggaggaggggaatgATGACACTTGGAGTGATTCTGAAGACTCAATCTGTTTTAGCCCTAAG gtccagaagcagcagaagccaaACTTGTTGGAGTTATGGGACGTTTTCCTGAAGTACAGGAAAGCTG GtctccaggcagagctggaagctctccagaaggagaaagctgaggaaggTCAATGGAGATCTCTGTGTGGTTCTCAG GAAGAGTCACCTGAAGAGGAAGAACTGCAGGAGAATCAGGAGCAGGAAGAATTGGATAAAGAATTGTGGGCTGCAATTGCTGCATGTGTCACCAAGTACATTTTGAATGAAAGTCCTGATCTTTTGACAGGGACTGCAGAGAACAAGCCTG GTGAGCACTCCGGATCTACTTTCCAGGTGTCATCACCAGCAAAAATAGAGGCCTAA